The following are encoded together in the Mesoterricola sediminis genome:
- a CDS encoding tetratricopeptide repeat protein — MIALFLTWALAAGPLPMPEPLPAAALREDAGDALLREAKNLRYAGRWYEAAVVYRRFLAEHRASTRVPEARFWLAASLESNQQWDAAAAAYTEFLDKHPDQRLLGKEAKLNRIRCWGITQGQVPQATPGLVAALNDPTLEVQVAAALQLAKTGDARSVPALRRGLEVAASADACSLALLNLGVKPSAAATPATRGRFLVIRIREAGKPDTVTIRLALSLARAVVNYMSDAQIKEARAKGVDLESLTDQAVNLPKGSVLLSVEDPKSSIEVKVE; from the coding sequence TTGATCGCCCTCTTCCTGACCTGGGCGCTGGCGGCGGGGCCCCTGCCCATGCCCGAGCCCCTGCCCGCGGCCGCCCTCCGGGAGGACGCCGGCGACGCCCTGCTGCGGGAGGCCAAGAACCTCCGCTACGCGGGCCGCTGGTACGAGGCCGCCGTCGTCTACCGGCGCTTCCTGGCCGAGCACCGGGCCTCCACCCGGGTCCCGGAGGCCCGGTTCTGGCTCGCGGCCAGCCTCGAGTCCAACCAGCAATGGGACGCCGCCGCCGCCGCCTACACGGAGTTCCTGGACAAGCATCCCGACCAGCGGCTGCTGGGCAAGGAGGCGAAGCTGAATCGCATCCGGTGCTGGGGCATCACCCAGGGGCAGGTGCCCCAGGCGACCCCCGGGCTGGTGGCCGCCCTCAACGATCCCACCCTGGAGGTGCAGGTGGCTGCCGCCCTCCAGCTCGCCAAGACCGGGGACGCCCGCAGCGTGCCGGCCCTCCGCCGGGGCCTGGAGGTGGCGGCCTCCGCGGACGCCTGCAGCCTCGCCCTCCTCAACCTGGGCGTGAAGCCTTCGGCCGCCGCGACCCCCGCCACCCGGGGCCGCTTCCTCGTCATCCGCATCCGGGAGGCGGGGAAGCCCGACACCGTGACCATCCGTCTCGCCCTCTCCCTGGCCCGGGCTGTCGTCAACTACATGTCCGACGCCCAGATCAAGGAGGCGCGGGCCAAGGGGGTGGACCTGGAGTCCCTCACGGACCAGGCCGTCAACCTCCCCAAGGGCAGCGTCCTCCTGTCGGTGGAGGACCCGAAGAGCAGCATCGAAGTGAAGGTGGAGTAG
- a CDS encoding RNA polymerase sigma factor yields MAPALLEERPPEYWMMRLRAGQEEALAHLMARFEKPVFAFLHRRLGGETGVVQELTQDVFLKCLQHCQRFEEGRPVAAWIFTLAANAATDHLRKRGRELPPPETFDAPDPHQPAPWDEVDQSRRIQGLRQALEGLTPRQRAMVLAYYVHEHPVKRIAEDLGCAEGTVKATLFQSLAKLRKNLDVNHEPRP; encoded by the coding sequence ATGGCCCCGGCCCTTCTGGAAGAACGCCCGCCGGAATACTGGATGATGCGGCTCCGGGCCGGCCAGGAGGAGGCCCTCGCCCACCTCATGGCGCGGTTCGAGAAGCCGGTCTTCGCCTTCCTCCATCGCCGCCTGGGCGGGGAGACCGGCGTGGTCCAGGAGTTGACCCAGGATGTGTTTCTCAAGTGTCTGCAGCACTGCCAGCGCTTCGAGGAAGGTCGTCCGGTCGCTGCGTGGATTTTCACCCTGGCGGCTAATGCGGCGACGGACCATCTGCGTAAACGAGGTCGGGAGCTGCCCCCTCCCGAGACCTTTGACGCTCCAGACCCCCACCAGCCCGCTCCCTGGGACGAGGTGGACCAGAGCCGGAGGATCCAGGGCCTGCGCCAGGCCCTGGAGGGACTGACCCCCCGGCAGCGTGCCATGGTGCTGGCCTATTACGTCCACGAGCATCCCGTCAAACGGATCGCCGAGGACCTGGGCTGCGCCGAGGGCACCGTCAAGGCGACCCTCTTTCAAAGCCTCGCCAAGTTGCGCAAGAACCTGGATGTGAACCATGAACCCCGCCCCTGA